The Helicobacter sp. MIT 05-5293 nucleotide sequence ACATACACCCCCGGCACATCTTGCACCGCATCACCTAAATCTCTGATAGGACGAGTAAGTATTTCTTCTTGTGGGATTATAGAAATGGAAGCAGGAGCATCTTTAATATCTTGTTCATAACCTGAAGCTGTTACAACAGATCGTCCAAGATTCACTTTACGGACATTAGAGGAATCTTCTTCTAAACTATTACTTTGCCCCCCCCCCGCTACTATTTCATCGGCTAATAGCACATTAGTGCATAGCAATGAAGCAGTAAGCACACTTAATGAAATTTTATTCATAGATTCTCCTTTTTTAAACATAATATCATTTACAAACAATAATAAGAACGATTTGTAAAAGTATCGAAATACTACAAAATCTAAATTTAATAAAAAATAAAAAATATTATTAAAATTATTTTATGTAATGATTATAGAATCTGTTTAATAATCAAGCACGATATATTTTAACAATAAGAATCTTGTTAAGGTTAAACTTTTGCTTAACATCAAAAGGCTAAAATAAAGATTTAAAGTTATTGTGAATAGGAAGAATTATGGCGAAAAAATTACACACTTTTATGGGTGATACTCCTGCCCAAGCACTCAAAGAAGCGCAGGAAAAATTTGGCAGTGATATTTTGCTTGTAGAAACGAAAGAAATTCGTAAAAAATCAATGACTCAACCTGCACTTTATGAAATGGTCGTGGCTGTCGAAGATAACACACCAGCAGCTACTCCACAACCAGCACAAGATGCACCCACGCAAGAAAATGTCCCACCCCCTGCCCTTGATCCTAATCCTGCTCCTAATAGTGTCCAAAAAAGGCTTGATGAAATTGCAGAAAAAAGAATGACAAAGAAAAAACAAGAAGCCCAAAAGCCTAAGATTTATGATGATGTAACGCTCCAACTTTCTGATGCGGTAAGGCAGATTTCAGAAGCTGCGGGTGTGCCAAGTAATATGCCAAGCACTCCTCCTAAACGCGCTGTATCTTCAGGGTATCCCAAACCCACCGCACCTTTAGTATCCAATCGTGGGATTGATGAACGCGCTGAAGATAAGATTCAAGATTTGCAAAATACGCGTTTGGCTCAAAGTGTGAATGAACGACTTGAGCTTAAGGAAATCAAAAAAGAGCTTGATGAGATTAATGACAAAATGAAGCTTATTCAAAATATGTTTTGGGAAGAAAAAAGCCCTAAAAATGAGGGGCTTAATATCCCTCAAGAATTTGCAGAAATTTATCGTATCGCCAAAAGTAGCGGTATGAATCGCGAACATCTTGATACGATTATGAAGCTCTCTTTAGAGTTGATGCCACTTAAAATGCGTTCTAATTCTACGACAATTAAGCGATATTTTCGCGAGGTATTACGCAAGATGATTTATTGTAGGAGCGAGAATCTCCAGAATAATACCAAAAAGATTATGATGCTTGTCGGTCCTACGGGTGTGGGCAAGACAACGACACTTGCAAAGCTTGCAGCGCGTTATTCTCTGATGCTTAATCAACGTTATCGTGTGGGTGTGATTACGCTGGATACTTATCGTTTGGCTGCTGTCGATCAGCTAATGGCGTATGCGCGTATGATGAAGCTTAGTATTGACACGGTGGTCGAACCTGAAGAGTTTGGCAAAGCGATAGATTCTTTAAAACATTGTGATTATATTTTGATTGATACGGCGGGGCATTCACAACATGATCGCTCTAAGCTTGAATCGCTCAAATCGTATTTAAATAATGACTACAAAATTGATGTGAATCTTGTGCTTGCGATTAACGCGAAATATGAGGATCTCAAAGATACTTATAATGCTTTTAGTGAGATGAATATTGATACTTTGATTTTTAGCAAACTTGATGAAAGTCGCAATTTTGGTAATATGTTTTCACTCGTGTATGAAACCAAAAAGCCTATCAGCTATCTTTCGATTGGTCAGGGTGTGCCAAATGATTTGATTCTAGCGGGTAATGATTATTTGGTGGATTGTTTGCTTGATGGATTTAAGCGTCCTAAAGTCAATTAAAGAAGCACTATGATTCATAATCAAGCTTACGAACTTCAAGCTATCGTCCAAAGCCAAGATAAACGCAATTTTAGCGCGACTAAGTTTATCGCTATTACTTCGGGTAAAGGAGGCGTGGGCAAGTCAAGTATTAGCGCGAATCTTGCGTATTGTTTATGGAAAATGCACAAAAAAGTCGCAGTATTTGATGCGGATATTGGCTTGGCAAATTTGGATTTGATTTTTGGTGTCAAAACGCAGAAAAATATTCTTCACGCGTTGCGCGGAGAAGCGAGCTTTCAAGAGATTATTTATCCTATTCAAGAAGATTTGTATTTGATACCGGGTGATAATGGCGAGGAGATTCTCAAATATGCTCATTCGGGCGTTTTTGATAGGTTTTTAAATGAAAGTGATATTTTGGATTCTGTCGATTATATGATTATTGATACCGGTGCAGGGATTGGCGGTATCACACAAGGATTCTTAAATGCAAGTGATGTCGTGATTGTCGTTACAATGCCTGATCCTTCAGCGATCACTGATGCGTATGCGACTATCAAATTAAATGCAAAAAATCGTGAGGAAATTTTTATGATTCTCAATATGGTGAAAAATCAAAAAGAATCTTCAATGGTTTTTAATCGTATTGCTCATATTGCGAGTAAGAATATCCCCTCTTTGCGCTTAGAGATGCTAGGATTTTTGGAGCAAAATAATGCAGTGGCAAAAGCTGTGCGCTCAAGGGAATTATTTGTCAAATCAGAGCCTTTATGTGCGCCTACCACGCAGATTAATGCAATCGCACAGAATCTTGTTGCAAAGTTGGAACAAAATATGCTTCCTACTTCACAAAGCAATCATTTTGCTCATTTCTTTAAGCGAATGTTGGGCTATATTTAGGGGATAAGGAACGAAAGGGATAATATGAAACCTGATAATTATATGAGTTTTAGTATTGTCGCAGGATTTTTCGTAGGTTTGGCGTTTTCGATTGCTAAATTTGATGAAGCTGAATTTGTTGTATTATGGACGATTATTACAACAATGGGTATTTATTTGATTGTAGCAGTGTGTATTTCGCTTTATTTTTGGTTTTTGGATTTTGAGGATTCTAAATTGAAAAAAGGCAAGCTTGAGAGCAATTTGGAATTTTATCGTTTAGAGTTTGATAAGCGTGAAAAAGAATCTGCTAAAATTCGTAACTTTATCAAAAGTATAGAATCTGATGATGAAGAGGCAAATAATGACAAATAAATCAAACCCTAAGGCTCGAGAATGAAAAATGTCAATGGATATAATCAAACCCTAAAATATTCACAAGATGAACTTGCATTGCAATATCTCCCTGCGGTTAAAGCAATGGCTTTTCGTCTTAAAGAACGTTTGCCAAGCTCTATTGAAATGGCGGATTTGGTTTCTATTGGCACAGAAGAGTTAATCAAGCTTGCACGCCGTTATGACAGCACGATTAACGATTCGTTTTGGGGATTTGCGAAGACGCGTGTAAATGGAGCAATGCTTGATTATTTGCGTAGTCTTGATGTGCTTTCTCGTGCTAATCGCAAGCTTGTTAAAAGTATTGATTATGAGGTTTCTAAGTATTTTAATGACCATCAAGAAGAGCCTAGTGATGAATATCTTGCAAAGGTTTTGAATGAAGATATTCAAAAGATTCGTGAGGCGCGTATCGCTTCTGATGTCTATGCACTTGTGCCGATTGACGAACAATACAATGCGATTTGTTCAGAAAATATTTTAGAGAATCTACAAAAAGAAGAGCTTATGGAAATCATTCAGAAGATTCTCAAAAAGCTTGGTAAAAGGGAACAGATGATTATCCAGCTGTATTATTTTGAAGAGCTTAGTTTAAAAGAAATCAGTGAGATTCTTGAGATTACAGAATCGAGAATCTCTCAAATCACCAAAGAAGTGATTAAAAAAATTCGAGAAGCGATAGGAGACATCAATGGCTGATATATTAAGTCAAGAAGAAATTGACGCCTTATTGGAGGTTGTTGATGATGAGGGCGATGCCGCCGAGATAGAGACCCAAGACATTGGACATCAGAAGCAAGTAACACTTTATGACTTTAAACGCCCTAACCGCGTCAGTAAAGAACAATTACGAGCATTTAAATCTATCCATGACAAAATGGCACGGAGTCTTTCTTCGCAAGTCTCTGCAGTGATGCGAAGCATCGTGGAGATTCAGCTCCACAGCGTGGATCAAATGACTTATGGGGAGTTTTTGATGAGTTTGCCCTCCCCGACAAGCTTTAATATTTTCTCTATGAAGCCATTAGAGGGTGCAGCGATTTTGGAGATCAACCCCAGCATTGCTTTTCCGATGATTGATAGACTTTTGGGTGGTAAAGGCGACCCTTATGAAAATTCTCGTGAATTTAGTGATATTGAGCTGAATTTGCTTGATACACTTTTGCGACAAATTATGCAGAATCTTAAAGAGGCATGGTCTTCGGTTACAGAAATTTTCCCCTCTGTTGATGCGAAAGAAAGTAGCCCTAATGTCGTGCAAATCGTGGCTCAAAACGAAATCGTTATTATGGTTGTGATGGAAATCATCATCGGACATAGTAGTGGAATGATGAGTATTTGTTATCCGGTTATTTCTTTAGAATCTGTGCTTTCAAGGTTGGCGAGTCGGGATTTGATGCTTAGTGATACGAGCTCTAAAAAAAGCCGAAACAAGGAATTGCAAGCTTTGATTGCTGGGACAAATGTCATTGTTTCGGGATATTTAGGTGGTGCGACTTTGACGCTCAAAGAAATGCTTGATTTGCAGGTAGGGAATATCGTGCGTTTGGATCGAGTCGCTGATGATACGATTCTCGTATCCATTGATGGTAGAGAAAAATATGTTGCAAGCGTTGGATTGCAAAGATACCGCAAAACGCTTCAGATTAAAGAAGTTATCACAACAGAAAAAGATCAAGTCAAAGAAGTGCTTGAAATGCTTGAAGCTCAACGCAAGAATCGTATTGCTGATATACAAGAGGAGGCTGAATGAAAGCACTAACTGATTTAATTGTCGCAGAGACGACTTCCACGGTCGAAGGATTAATGGGAAAAACCCCAACAGTCAGCCACACAAGAGATGATGATGTGAGTCTTGGCAATCTCCCGTTGCCCTATTCTATCAGCTATATTCAAGCAAGCGGTGATCATAGTGGTGAAATTGCGATGGTAATCCCAGCGCAAATGGGAACAGCATTAGCTGATATGATGCTTGGCGGTGATGGAGAAGCTAAAACAGAAATGAGTGATGATGACCTTGATGCGATTAAAGAAATCAGCTCCAATATTTTTGGCGCAATTTCTACTTCGTTGAATTCTCAAAAAGAATTGCCTAAACTTAACTTTACTTGCTCTAATATCGAGTTTATCACTCAAAGTGTGGATTTATCGCGTTTTGATAAAGCTTATATCTTTAACTTTTCGCTTGATTCGATTCAGTCAAACTTTATTGTATTGGCTAATTCTCTTTTTATGGCAGCATTTGAAGGGGGAGGTGAAGCTCCACAGATTATGGCTGCAGCTCCACAAAATGCTCCTACGCATGCGCTTACGCCGGTTGAGTTTAAAAATATTAATATGATTTTAGATGTGCGACTTAATGTCAAAGTGCGCATTGGGCAAAAACGAATGTTGTTAAAAGATGTGATAGCGATGGATATAGGTAGCGTGATTGAGCTTAATCAGCTTGCTAATGACCCTTTGGATATTCTTGTTGATGATAAAGTGATCGCAAAAGGCGAAGTTGTGATTGTAGATGGGAACTTTGGCATTCAGATTACAGATATTGGCACGAAACGCGATAGGCTTGAGCAATTGCGAGGGTAAGAGAAACTCACATTATGCTTTAAGTCTAGCGGGATTTTCAATCCTCTTTTTATTAAGTATCGTGCGATTTTATTATATCGTTGAGACGGAAATATTTACTGCTAGAAATTATGATTCTCGTCTTTTAATTTCATTGGCAATTTCATAGCCATGCTTGATAGCAAGCGCAATTGAACCTCCGCTTTTAAGTCCAATATCTCCAGCGACAAAGCAGTTTTTCATACTACTTTCATGTAAGTCATTGCACAAAGGCACACCTTTTTCATCAATCTCTAAATGACATTTTTTAAGAAAATCCACCGGTGAAGCTCCACCAATGGCATAAATTGCTCTGTCAAAAGTTTCTTTGTTTTCATCAGAGAATCGCACTCCTACTTTGCCATTATCATCAAAAAGTTCGACAATATCTACACCTAATCGTGTTTTAAGCTTGTTTTGTTCTATTGCTTGCGTAAGTTGTTCGGCATTGGTTTCGTTGATTCGCGTAAATTCTTTTCGGCGATAGTTGAGCGTTACATCGGCATTTTGAGCAAGCATACAAGCATATTCTACAGCAGAATTACCTCCTCCTACAATCAATATTTTTTCATTGTTTTGGCAATCATTGACATTAAAAGATACGATTTTACGGATTGAAGATGGGATAGGATAGCTTGGTTTATTAGGTTGCCCCATTTTGCCAATCGCAATCACAACATAGCGCGCTTGATAAGTTTTATTTTGTGTATTTGTGATCACAAAAATATTATCTTTTTTGTTGATAGATTCTATATCAGATTGGTATTTTACTGGGATATTATGGTGTTGGAGCAATTCATCAAAGAAGCTTATAGTGCTTTCTTTTGTGCCATCAACGAAAGGTATATTGCCTTCAAGATCAATTTTTTGTCCTTTATAATCTTTATCAACACGTTTGCCATCTTTGTAGAATTTTTGAATTGTTGCAGAGTGGTTATCGCTTTTTTCCAGCAGAATAACATTTTTGATACCTAGAATAACGCTTTCTATTGCGGCACTCACTCCACCGGGTCCTCCCCCGATAATGGCAACATCATAAATATTTTCCATTTTATTTTTCTCCTTTTGTTTGTAAGCTGATGTATGTGTATTTTGTGATTTATTTGTGGCTTTAGCGGCAAGATTCAAATCCTCAACCGAATCAAATAAAACACCTTGCATCATTTTGTTTGCATCATCAAATTGCCCATTTTTAAGTCCCCAAATGAATGCTAATAATCCAAGAAGCCCTAATACTAAGGAAACTCCAAGCATAACAGCGACCATTTCAGTGCTCATAATTAACTCTTTGCAAATGTAAATTTTTAAGTGTGGGATTTTAGCATTATTTTTACAGATAAAGATAAACAAGAATCTTTGTAGCTTTGCATATTAAAGCTTGTTAATGTTTGTCAAGTTAATCTTAGGTCTAACATTAATTATACTAGTGTATAATCAGAGATAATTTTTATCATTAATTCGGGAGCTATGTAATGTCAAGCAAAGCAGATGTGCAACCAAAGAAAAAAGTTAGTGTAAGCTTTATGCTTAGCTTTGGTTTCGGAATATTAGTCATTCTTGTCTGTATTATTGTATTTGTAAGCCTTAATCGTGTTAATAATATTATTGTTTCGCTTAATGAAATTAATGATGTCAATGCTCAAGCTCAACGTTATGCAATCAACTTTAGAGGGAGCGTTCATGATAGAGCTATTGCTATCCGTGATGTGGTGCTTATAGATGAAGATGATACTCAAGGGTTACAAAAACTTATGCAGCAAATCAGCAATTTAGAGAAATTTTATAAAGATTCAGAAGATATGATGGAAGAAAAATTCCTTAAAACAAATCTTTTGAAAGATCATCAACGGGCTATTTTGAATGAAATTTCAGCCACTCAAGCAAAAGCTATCCCTTTGATTGTGCAGGTTACACAAGCGAAACTTGCAGGAGACACGAAAAAAGCGCGTGAAATTTTATACACACTTTCGCCTTATTTTGTTCAATGGCTTGCGCAAATTAACGAGTTTATTGATGATGAAGAAAACGCAAATAGTGAGCTTACAAAAGATTTGAGAGAATTGGTTGATAGATTCAAAACATTGCTTTATGTTTTACTTGGGTTTGCAATTATATTTGGTGTGGGAATAGCGACAACGGTTATTCGTGGGCTTTTGCGTATGTTGGGCGGTGAGCCACATAAAGCTTCAGCTATTGTTGCTAAAATCGCTAATGGGAATCTTTCTGAACCTGTTCATTATCATGGTGGCAAAGATTCAATGCTATATTCAATTGCTTCAATGCAAGAGCATCTTAAAGAAACGGTAAAATCTATTTCTGCTTCTTCTTATCAGATTAGTGAAAGTGCCTCTATTGTTTCAAAGACATCTCATGAAGCACAAAATGCAGCCAATGAGCAAAGCCATCATTCTAACCTTATTGCACAAAAACTTCAAGAAATGCACCAAGTCGTTGCAAATATTTCTGATATTGCTAGACAAACAGAAGAGAACTCTTCTAAGACGGTGGATATTTCAGTCGAAGGTATGAAAACGATTGGTGAAACTGCAGAAGAGATTGGTAAAATTACCGAAATGATCAGTGTTTCTGCCAACAATATTCGAGAGTTGCAACAACAATCCGTAGAAATTAGCAATAGTGCTAATTTGATTGCAGAAATAGCCGACCAAACAAACTTACTTGCGCTTAATGCAGCGATTGAAGCGGCACGAGCAGGTGAACATGGAAGAGGATTTGCGGTGGTTGCTGATGAGGTGCGAAAACTTGCTGAAAGGACAGCAGGAACGACTATGGAGATTTCTAGTGCTATTTCTCTTATTCAAGAAAGTATTGGAACTTCGGTTGCTTCGATTGAAGAGATTGTGCCTCAAATCGATAAGGGGCAAAAACTCATTATGGATTCTGTCCAAATTTTAGAATCAATCCAAGATCAAGCTAAAGATTCCTTTGAAAAAGCAAAAATCGTGGCAAGCTCATCATTAGAACAAGGCAATACAATGGCGAGCATCACACATGATATGGAAAATATTTCTAAGCTTTCTAATGATACAAGTCTTTCTTTGCAAAATGCAAACAAACGAATTGATGAGCTTGAACGAATCTCTCAAACGCTCAAAGATAATGTGGCATTTTTTAAAGTCTGACAATTTTCTAAAATATTTGCCAAAGAATATGATTTGTTGTATTCTTTGGTATCTTCATATTCTTTTTCTCAATGATTTTCTTTATTTAAAGCCAAATAAAGAAAATGTTTATTGTTTTTAATAAATACGCATAAGCTAAAGCTTTATAAATCAGTGAATCTGTAGTTTTGCTTCTAAAGTTTTCCATAAAGATACATTTTAATTTTTAATATCATTTTTTATATCTTATTTCACTTATATTTCATACTTTTAAATATAAAATAGCAATTGTAATTATTTTATTTTGCAAGGAAGGGGCTTATGAAATTTGATCGTAAATTGTGGATGCAAATTCACCTTTATTTGAGTTTATTTTTTTTACCAGCGGCATTTATTTATGCGCTGACAGGAGCTTTATATCTTTTTGATTTGAGAGAAGAAGCAGGAGCGAAAGTTCATGAAATAAAGCTTGATTCTATGCCGGAAAAGGGACAAGAGAAAGAGTTTATTATCCAAACTTTGGAAGCAAATCAATTGCCTGTCCCTAAAAATACAGATGTTCGTATGCACAGAGGGAATCCCGCTATGGGTGGTTTGACATATAGCGTAAGTCTTTCTCTAAATAAGCAAGGAGAACCTCAATTAAGGGCTGTTGATAGAAGTTTATATGGAATCTTGTTGCTTATGCACAAAGCAAAAGGTTCAAAATACGAAATCGGCTCTTTCAAGCTTGGACTTTTTGATTTTATTGCGATTGGTTTTGCACTTTCATTGATGATTTTTTATTTTTCAGGCTTAGTGATCACTTCTTTTTGTAAGAAAAACCGAGCAAGTGCATTTGGTGTGTTTGTCGGTGGTTTATTCATTACAAGCTTAGCAATATATTTGAGTGTTTAAGGTCTTATCGTATTGACACAGAATCCAAAACTAACTCTAATTATTTTAGATTCTGTGAATTTAGTCTTGTAACTTTAATATTAGGTTTTTTAGGGGCATTGCACAATACTCAAGATTCAAAAAACTTTTGAATCTTGAGATTTAAAATAATGGTTTGTCCATTTCTTGAGGAATAGGAATGCGCATCGCCTTTAAAATGCTTGGAGCAATGTTATTTAACCCGCCATCGTTGATTTTATCGATACCTTCAATCATTCCAAAGCACCATACTTGCCCCACGGTGTGATTAGTGAGTATATTTCCATTTTCATCTTTCATCTCTTCACAATTCCCATGATCGCTTGTAATGAAAAGTGCGTAATGGTGTTTTTTTGCAGATTCTATGATTTTTCCTAGCTCCTTATCCACCGCTTCCACCGCTTTAATGGCAGCTTCAAAATTACCGGTATGTCCGACCATATCACCATTAGCGAAATTAACAACAATGAAATCAAAACCTTTCTCAATCCCTTCAACCACAGCATTTCCGACTTCCTCGGCACTCATTTGAGGTTGCATATCATAAGTTTGCACTTTTGGTGAGGGGATTAGCACACGCTCTTCACCCGCAAACATTTCTTCTTTGCCGCCATTAAGGAAAAATGTAACATGAGCGTATTTTTCAGTTTCTGCCACATGGAGTTGTTTTAAACCCTTTTGACTAATGACTTCGGCAAGTGTGTTTTGAATAGTCTGTTTGGGGAAGAGAATCGGATAGGGAAATTTTGCATCATATTCTGTCATTGTGGCAGTATAAAGTGTTAATGCTTTATGGGATTCAAACTGCTTAAATGCAGGATTGGCAATCGCATCGACAATTTCTCTCGCTCTATCACTTCGAAAATTCACAAAAATAAATCCCTCGTTATCGTGCATACCTTGATAGTTTATAAAACTTGCAGGCACAATAAATTCATCAAAAATCCCTTCATTGTATTGCGACTGGATATAGTCTTTAGGAGAGAGAGAAGTTTGATGTTGTGCCAAAACAATCGCTTCATAGGCTTTTTGGATTCTCTCCCAGCGATTGTCTCTATCCATTGCATAGAATCTCCCCGAAATACTCGCAATCTCAATATTAGGTGAGAGAATCTCCTCAATTTGCTGCAGATAAGTTATCGCGCTTTGGGGTAATACATCTCTACCATCAGTGATAAGGTGGAGATAGATTTTTTTATCTTGTGAAGAGAGAATCTGTGCTAAGGCGATGATATGTGATAGATGAGAATGCACGCCACCATCACTGATTAAGCCACATAAATGTATCGTTTGTGCATTTTGGCTTACATATAGCAGTGCGGAATTGTTTTGAATCTCATTTTTTTCAATGGCTAAGGAAATTTTTACAAGATCTTGATAGAGGATTCTGCCTGAACCGATACACATATGTCCGACTTCGGAATTGCCCATTTGTCCTTTTGGTAATCCCACGCTCAAACCAAAAGTATCAATCATACCATAAGGAACATTTGCAAACAAATAATCATAAGCAGGTTTTTTGGCATGGAAAAACGCATTATGCGTTGTTTTAGCATTATAGCCGATGCCATCGGTAACAACAAGGATAGTTTTCATATACACTCCTATGATAAAATACTTTTTTTGTAAGATTGTAGCCAAAATCTAAGATTTTTTAAATAAACCGCAACACTAAATTGTTGCATTTTCAAGGAAGGACGATGCTTTATCTTTTATATCAGCATTTTAATGTGAATCTGCTCTCTTATATTACTTTTCGTGCGGGCGTGGCTTTTTTTGTTGCTTTTGTCTTGAGTGTTTTGTTGATGCCTTATTTTATTAAGTGGGCTAAGGCAAAAAAGGCAAATCAACCGATTTCGACTTATGTCGTAGCACATGAAAACAAAAGAAATACCCCCACAATGGGAGGTCTTGTATTTGTCGTGAGTATGTTTATTTCTTCTTTGTTGTGTGCTAATCTGTTTAATCCTTATGTGCTTTTGGGGTTGTTTTGTATCGCGGCTTTTATGTTGATTGGAGCAAGAGACGATTATATGAAAATTTCTGCTAAAAGTAATGCCGGAATGAGCGCAAAGATGAAGTTTGGTTTGCTCTTTATTGTTGCACTGCTAATTACCTCAACTTTGCTTTACATAGGACACAATACTAATCTTTATATTCCTTTTATGAAGAATCCACTTTTTGATATGGCAGCATTTAAGCTGGGAGGTATTCCTGTCATTGCTTTAGGATTCTGGCTACTTGTCTTTTTGGCGACTACTAATGCTGTGAATATTACTGATGGGCTTGATGGATTAGCCACGGTGCCAAGCATTTGTGCGCTTTTCAGCCTTTCTGTTTTTGTTTATGTTGCTGGACATGCAGGATTCTCGGGATATTTGTTGTGGCCTAAAGTCGTTGATAGTGGGGAGCTTGCTGTGCTTTCGGTCGCACTCATTGGCGCACTTTTTGGATTCTTGTGGTATAACTGCCATCCCGCTCAAGTTTTTATGGGAGATAGCGGAAGTTTGGCTTTAGGTGCTTTTATCGCATATATGGCGATTGTCTCCAATAATGAAATATTATTAATTCTGATAGGAATCATCTTTGTGATTGAGGCACTTTCGGTGATTTTGCAAGTGGGAAGTTATAAATATCGTAAAAAGCGTATTTTTGCGATGGCACCTATTCATCATCATTTTGAGGTAAGAGGTTGGGCAGAAAATAAAATCATTGTGCGTTTTTGGATTATCGCAATTTTGGCAAATATTATTGCCCTTTTAAGCCTCAAGATTCGTTAAAGAAGAGATTTAAGGAGCTTCATCAATGAAACATAAAAGCATTTTTGGATATGGCGTTACGACTACGCCATTAGTCGCATTTTTGAACAAACAAGGTGAGAAGCTTTATATTTATGATGATAAGTTTAAAGATATTTCTACTGATGAAAAAGGTAATACTTTTTTGCCCTCAAGTGCTTTTGAATCTGCATCAAGCAGTATGGAGATTCTTAGTCCGGGCATTCCCCCTTATCACCCTTTGATTCAAAAGGCGCAACATCGTATCAGCGAATATGATTATTTTGATATGCTCTTAAATGATGAAGCCCAAAAGCCTTTAAATATATGGATTAGTGGCACGAATGGCAAAACAACCACGACCGAAATAACGACACTTTTACTCTCGCCTTTTGGAGCAAAAAGTGGAGGAAATATCGGCACACCTTTAGCCACACTTTATGAAGAAAAAGCACCCGTGTGGGTGCTTGAAACAAGTTCTTTCAGTTTGCATTATACGCAAAAAGCTTGTCCTCATATTTATGCGTTGCTTCCGGTGAGAGAAGATCACATCACTTGGCATGGAAGTTTTGAGAATTATGTGAGTGATAAGCTAAAACCTCTCACATTGATGAATGCTCAAAGTTATGCAATTATCCCCGATGAGCTTTCTTCCCACCCAACACTCAAGGCTTATAAAGGGCATTTGATCACCTATAAAGATTCTGTTGATTTGGCGCAAAAATTAGATTTACCGATTGAACGCATTGTGTTTAAAGAACCTTTTTTGCTTGATGCTTTGATTGCGCTTGGGATTGCTAAAGTAGGATTCAAATGTGAAGATATTGAGCGGTTAAATCTATTTAAAATTGGTAAGCATCGTATTGAAGAATTTTA carries:
- a CDS encoding TonB-dependent receptor plug domain-containing protein, with the protein product MNKISLSVLTASLLCTNVLLADEIVAGGGQSNSLEEDSSNVRKVNLGRSVVTASGYEQDIKDAPASISIIPQEEILTRPIRDLGDAVQDVPGVYV
- the flhF gene encoding flagellar biosynthesis protein FlhF yields the protein MAKKLHTFMGDTPAQALKEAQEKFGSDILLVETKEIRKKSMTQPALYEMVVAVEDNTPAATPQPAQDAPTQENVPPPALDPNPAPNSVQKRLDEIAEKRMTKKKQEAQKPKIYDDVTLQLSDAVRQISEAAGVPSNMPSTPPKRAVSSGYPKPTAPLVSNRGIDERAEDKIQDLQNTRLAQSVNERLELKEIKKELDEINDKMKLIQNMFWEEKSPKNEGLNIPQEFAEIYRIAKSSGMNREHLDTIMKLSLELMPLKMRSNSTTIKRYFREVLRKMIYCRSENLQNNTKKIMMLVGPTGVGKTTTLAKLAARYSLMLNQRYRVGVITLDTYRLAAVDQLMAYARMMKLSIDTVVEPEEFGKAIDSLKHCDYILIDTAGHSQHDRSKLESLKSYLNNDYKIDVNLVLAINAKYEDLKDTYNAFSEMNIDTLIFSKLDESRNFGNMFSLVYETKKPISYLSIGQGVPNDLILAGNDYLVDCLLDGFKRPKVN
- a CDS encoding MinD/ParA family protein; amino-acid sequence: MIHNQAYELQAIVQSQDKRNFSATKFIAITSGKGGVGKSSISANLAYCLWKMHKKVAVFDADIGLANLDLIFGVKTQKNILHALRGEASFQEIIYPIQEDLYLIPGDNGEEILKYAHSGVFDRFLNESDILDSVDYMIIDTGAGIGGITQGFLNASDVVIVVTMPDPSAITDAYATIKLNAKNREEIFMILNMVKNQKESSMVFNRIAHIASKNIPSLRLEMLGFLEQNNAVAKAVRSRELFVKSEPLCAPTTQINAIAQNLVAKLEQNMLPTSQSNHFAHFFKRMLGYI
- a CDS encoding RNA polymerase sigma factor FliA, translating into MKNVNGYNQTLKYSQDELALQYLPAVKAMAFRLKERLPSSIEMADLVSIGTEELIKLARRYDSTINDSFWGFAKTRVNGAMLDYLRSLDVLSRANRKLVKSIDYEVSKYFNDHQEEPSDEYLAKVLNEDIQKIREARIASDVYALVPIDEQYNAICSENILENLQKEELMEIIQKILKKLGKREQMIIQLYYFEELSLKEISEILEITESRISQITKEVIKKIREAIGDING
- the fliM gene encoding flagellar motor switch protein FliM, coding for MADILSQEEIDALLEVVDDEGDAAEIETQDIGHQKQVTLYDFKRPNRVSKEQLRAFKSIHDKMARSLSSQVSAVMRSIVEIQLHSVDQMTYGEFLMSLPSPTSFNIFSMKPLEGAAILEINPSIAFPMIDRLLGGKGDPYENSREFSDIELNLLDTLLRQIMQNLKEAWSSVTEIFPSVDAKESSPNVVQIVAQNEIVIMVVMEIIIGHSSGMMSICYPVISLESVLSRLASRDLMLSDTSSKKSRNKELQALIAGTNVIVSGYLGGATLTLKEMLDLQVGNIVRLDRVADDTILVSIDGREKYVASVGLQRYRKTLQIKEVITTEKDQVKEVLEMLEAQRKNRIADIQEEAE
- the fliY gene encoding flagellar motor switch protein FliY encodes the protein MKALTDLIVAETTSTVEGLMGKTPTVSHTRDDDVSLGNLPLPYSISYIQASGDHSGEIAMVIPAQMGTALADMMLGGDGEAKTEMSDDDLDAIKEISSNIFGAISTSLNSQKELPKLNFTCSNIEFITQSVDLSRFDKAYIFNFSLDSIQSNFIVLANSLFMAAFEGGGEAPQIMAAAPQNAPTHALTPVEFKNINMILDVRLNVKVRIGQKRMLLKDVIAMDIGSVIELNQLANDPLDILVDDKVIAKGEVVIVDGNFGIQITDIGTKRDRLEQLRG